TTTTGGAAGCTGCATTGGCTTTCGCACCACTTGCCAAAAGTAGTCAACTGGTAGTTCCTTCATAATTTCACCATGAACACACGATACGAAGGGAAGCTGGGGAATTCCAAATGATTTCTGTTTCAATACCTCCCGATAATGTGGCTCAGCCGGATCGATGTAAGAGGAGTGAAAAGCGTAAGATACGGGTAGTCGTTGACAAATAATCCCTTTGCCTTTGACATAATCCTCCATGCGTTGTAGCTGATGACTGCTTCCGGCAATGACAAAATGCGAATGAAAATTTACCGCTACCAACTCGCTATTTCGATGCAAGAGCGGCTCTTGGTCATACAAATCGGGATTGTGGAGAATCGCAAGCATACTCCCTTTCTGACAATACGTTTCGTAAAGGGTGGCTTGTTCAACCACGAGTTGCAGCAATTCTTCCACGGGCATGATCCCACACACAGCCGCCGCCGCAAACTCCCCCAAGCTGCTCCCCAGACAATATTCGGGCTTTATTCCGCTTTCCATGAGAACCTGGGCCAGAGCGTATTCCACCATAAAAATGGCGGGATGCGTATAAAGGGTGCGATCAAATAGGTCATCTCGTCGCTTCGTGTCATCATATAACTGGGCAAGGACAGACTCCCCGATCAGGGTATGTACCTTTTCATCTAACCGAAGCATCCATTTGCGAAATACCGGATTTTGATCAAAAAGGTCTTTTCCCATTTGGTAGTACTGAGACCCCTGTCCAGAAAACATAAACACCAAAGGCTTTTCCATGTATGATGCACCCCTTGTTTTTATAAAAGGTTTTTATAAAGAAAACTCCCCACAGCCTGGTCAATTGACCGCTAATGGGGAATTCATAAGCGATTTGTCATGGATTGTTCTATCTCCTGAAGTAGATCCTTTACTACAGCAACACTCCACTCCGTTTTTTTCGGATAAGTGATCGAACATACATAGTCACCAAGAATATAGGAGGCAGTACGGTATTGTGGAAAGTTGTCAAAAAGACTAAACACAACCTCATCCCTTACCTCTACTTGGCTTATTTCATAGATATGAAAAGAAGTTGTTAAGCCAGTCTTCAAAACTTTGGATAACGCTTCCTTGACCGTCCAAAAAAGAGTGAGGGTCGTTTCATAGGAATAAGGCAAGGATGACAACAAGCTGCTCTCTTTCACAGTCATTTGCGTCTCCAGAACTTTATTTCTATCAACGCTAATTCTCTCCATATCAATCCCCATCGGTAGTTCCTCCGAAAAAGCAATGGCAGCGGCAAAATCATCACAGTGGGTGATACTCACTTGGACATTGGTTGTATTCGGCAGGCTTGCAACAGGGTGATGAAAAATGCCCTGTTCAATACATATGCGATCTAAGCTGTCTTCTCCAGTCAAAAACGAAATGGCTCTTTTGGCGACATATCTCCCTGTCAGGTAGCTTTTTACTCTCCGCTCAAATTCCAGACGAAAATAGTACTCGAATTCTTTGGGGTGCAAGAATTTTACTATTTTCAAAAAATCTACGGGAAGAGAAAAGTAGCCCATGCACAAACTGGCACGAAACTCTTTATCTGTACTTTTTATAACGAATTCTTTCGTAAAAATCTGTGGGAACACATGCAATCCAATCTCCGCCTTCTCTCGTTCTACGACTATGCCAAAGGGCAGAGCTTCCCCGGTTCGTGGGTAAATAATTACACACTACCGTTTCTCCGTATGACCTCCCTCGTTCCTTTAACGTGCCGAAACATCGATTAAATTCCCTAAGAGATTTTACTTTCGAAAAGAAGCTTATGTAGCTGATTCTTTCTATTTATACAGAATGTTACAACAACCGCATTTATTGCATAACGCGAAAGAATTGGATATATTTAGTATAATACCACAAAATTTGAGAATTCATCTACTCAATCATTCCTATTTTTGAGAAAGCAGTAAGCACTCCAAATACTTACGAATCTACTTCATAATGAAAGGATTGCTCATCTTGAAATGGTATGCCATCTTTGTAGAATCCGGTAAAGAAGAAGTCGTTCAAAAGTACCTCAAACTCTATTTTAATGAGCAGTCTTTAAAGTCCGTTGTGCCGAAGAGATTGGTTCCTGAGAAAAAGTCAGGCATTGTGTATAATGTCCTAAAGAATATTTTTCCTGGATATGTACTTATTAAGACTGAAATGACTAACGAAATGTTCCACAAAATCAAAAAAATTCCTAGAAGCTTGCGTTTGGTCAATAACGGTAGTTACTATTCGCAAGATCAGGGCGCTTATTATTCGAGCATTGACGAAAAAGAAATCACCCCGATACTCCAACTCATGGGGAACGGTGAGGTTGTCGATTATTCAAAAGTTTATGTAGAAAATTCAAAAGTGATCGTAGAGTCTGGCCCCCTCAAAGGACTGGAAGGCATTATCAAAAAAGTGGACAAGCACAAAAACAGGGCTAAAATATTTTTATCCTTCATGGGAGTAGAGAAAACAATTGATGTGGGAATTGAAATTCTTTCAAAACCTTTGTAATGGGGTGCGTCGCGTACGCGCCCTTTTCCTTTTTCTTCCTCATCACTTTATTGTTCGACATTGTAACCTCCCCTCCTGTCCGACAAGCAGTCATATATTTTCCTTATACAAGCACGCATTCCATCGTAAAAACATAGGCTCATGGTAGGTGTCATTCGAATAAGATTGCCCTGCTTTCAATCGGGAGGGGCAGACAAACGTTCGATGTACGATCCATCAAAAGTGTTAGTTCCTTATTCTTGTTTGGAAAGGAAATTGTCTACATGGTTTTCTCGGACGAAGACAACATGTTTACTAGTCAGGCTGCCATTTTCCTTGCAGCCATCTGCTATCAGACTTATCTACTATATTTTGAAGGGGAGCTTATCTTACCCAAAGGTTTTCAACTCCGTTACACCATTCGAGCTTCGGCTGACGTAGAGAATCCAACTGAACATATGTATGGTTTTGTGGCCGAATCAAAAGATGAAATCATCATTGCCTTCAGAGGGTACGCAGCATATCCGGCAGACCTTTTGGCAGCCTATGACATCCTACAAATTCCCTATCCTTTTGTTACAGAGGCAGGGAAAACCTCACGTGGATTTACATGCCTGTATCAGTCAACACGAGATCGGTTACTCAGAAAAATAAATCAGTTTTCTGCATCAAAAAAGCTGTTTATTACTGGCCACAACTACGGTGGCGCACTGGCTGTACTGGCAGCTTTAGATATTGCGGTAAACACGCAGTTTAGACACCCAATCGTTTATACCTATGGCAGTCCGCGTATTGGTGACCCCCACTTCGCTTCTCGCTTCAATAAAGTCGTTCCAAATAGTCTGCGGATTGTCAATATTCACGACTCTTTCCCTACCTTCCCCGATCAAAAGTATCCGCCTCCTTTTACCCAGGAAGGCATCTACTATCAACATGTAAAAAACAAGTTTCCGATCTCGTTTCAACTGAATAATACACCTCGCAACGATAGTATCGCCTGCTATTTCCAAAGCCTCACTCAGTTTGACCCTGATTACGCCCAAACGCTCTGTGTGGAAAATCCGGGGTTTTGTCCCGATACCGATACGTGTATTCCGTTTCAAGGGAAATGCTAGCTTTCACAACCTTGAAACCTAGAAAGGGAGACACATGAATGATCGATCGTATATATAACAGCAAAGATGCGATTTTACTTGCGGCCATGGTCCATCAGGCCTATCAGCTTTTTGAAGCAGATTCTCTTGTCTTGCCAAAAGGGTACCTTCAGCGCTTGACGATTCGAGCATTGGCTGG
This genomic stretch from Brevibacillus brevis harbors:
- a CDS encoding 4'-phosphopantetheinyl transferase family protein, which translates into the protein MTGEDSLDRICIEQGIFHHPVASLPNTTNVQVSITHCDDFAAAIAFSEELPMGIDMERISVDRNKVLETQMTVKESSLLSSLPYSYETTLTLFWTVKEALSKVLKTGLTTSFHIYEISQVEVRDEVVFSLFDNFPQYRTASYILGDYVCSITYPKKTEWSVAVVKDLLQEIEQSMTNRL
- a CDS encoding lipase family protein, producing MVFSDEDNMFTSQAAIFLAAICYQTYLLYFEGELILPKGFQLRYTIRASADVENPTEHMYGFVAESKDEIIIAFRGYAAYPADLLAAYDILQIPYPFVTEAGKTSRGFTCLYQSTRDRLLRKINQFSASKKLFITGHNYGGALAVLAALDIAVNTQFRHPIVYTYGSPRIGDPHFASRFNKVVPNSLRIVNIHDSFPTFPDQKYPPPFTQEGIYYQHVKNKFPISFQLNNTPRNDSIACYFQSLTQFDPDYAQTLCVENPGFCPDTDTCIPFQGKC
- the loaP gene encoding antiterminator LoaP, whose protein sequence is MKWYAIFVESGKEEVVQKYLKLYFNEQSLKSVVPKRLVPEKKSGIVYNVLKNIFPGYVLIKTEMTNEMFHKIKKIPRSLRLVNNGSYYSQDQGAYYSSIDEKEITPILQLMGNGEVVDYSKVYVENSKVIVESGPLKGLEGIIKKVDKHKNRAKIFLSFMGVEKTIDVGIEILSKPL